The DNA sequence GGGCGTGGCGCTGGACGGTAGCCGGGCCGACTACCGCGAGCGGAACCGGGGCCGCACGCCGGGCCACGAGTTCACGGCCCAAACCGATTTCACCCAGCCGCTGGGCGATAAGAAAACGTTGGAAGTGGGCCTGAAAGCCATTTTCCGGCGCACGGGCTCGGTGGCTAGTGTCGACACGCTGTTTCCGGCCCGCGCCCCCGGTTTTGCTCAGTCGCTGCGCCGCGCCACCGACTTCAGCTACGCTCAGAACGTGCAGGCGGTGTACGGCATCTACTCGTTCGGGCTGGGGCCCAAGCTCACGGCCAGCCTCGGCGGCCGGGTGGAGCGCACGGCCCTGACGGCCGACTTCCGCACCAGTAGCTCAGGCTTCGAGCGAAGCTACAACACGTTGCTGCCCAACGGTAACGCCCGCTACGCCTTCAGCGACGCCACCAGCCTGCGCCTGGCCTACAGCCGCCGTATCACCCGGCCGTTTATCGATTACCTCAACCCGTTTGTGGACCGCTCCGACGCCAAAAACATTTCCTACGGCAACCCCGCCCTCGATCCCGAGCTGACCGACTCGTACGAGCTGAGCTACAACACGACCGTGAAAGCGGTGACGCTCAACGCCTCGGCTTCGGTGCGGCACACGGGTAACGCCATCGAGTCGGTGCGCTTCTCAACCCTGAACCCCACCGCGCCGCTGCCCATCGGGGTGCTGCCCGACGCTAGCGTAACGGTGCAAACCTTCGCCAACGTGGCGGCCAATACGTTCTACCAGTTCAACCTCTACGGCTCGGCCAAGCCCCTGGCGCAGTGGGACCTGAGCGGGGGCCCCGACGTGCAGTACATCGTGCGCCGCAGCCCGGCCCTGAACACCGAGCGCCGCGGCTTCACGGCCGGCCTCAACCTGAACACGGCCTATAAGTTCGACAAGGGCCTGACGGTGCAGTCGTTCGTCAACGGGTCGCTGGCCTCGGTCGAAATTCAGGGCCGGGGCCCCGCCAGCCTCTATTATTCGTTCGGGGTGAAGAAAGACCTCTGGGATAAAAAGGCCGACCTGACGCTGAACGTGGCCAACCCATTCAACGATTACTGGACCTTCCGCAGCAACACCACCACGACTTTTTTCGATGAGCGCAGCGATTACCGCGCCTACCAACGGTCTTTCCGCCTGAGCTTTGGCTACCGCTTTGGGCAGGCGCAGCAGGGGCGCCAGCGTAAGAGCATCAACAACGACGACACCAAGGGCGGCGCCAGCAAGCAGGGCGGCTAGGGCCCCGGGGCCCCTACCTGATCTGGCGCAGGTCGTGCTTCACCGCGCGGTGGGCGTTTTTCAGGTAGGTCTTGAGCTGCTGCTGCTTGGTGAGCGAAATGCTGACCGGCGTGAGCAGCTGCACCACGGCCAGCGTGGTGCCGGGCTGGAAGGCCGCCGTCACATCGGCAAAGCCGGCGTACGCTACCACCACGGCCTCGGGGCCCGTGCCGGCAGGGAGGGTGAAGCGGAAGTTGCCTTGCGCATCGGTCACGCACGACTGGCCGAAGCGCGGTAGGCGCACCACGGCCCCGGGCAGGGCCCCGGCCGTCGTTTCGACGCGGCCGGCCAGCGCTACCGGCGCGGCTACTGGCGCGGCTACCGGCGCGGCCGGTGCGGCGGCTGGCACTATCGGAGCCGGGCGTGGCGCGTTGGCGGCCAGCAGCCTGGGGCGCGGCAGCCTGGCCTGGGCCTGGGCGGGGCTAAGCCCGG is a window from the Hymenobacter nivis genome containing:
- a CDS encoding carboxypeptidase regulatory-like domain-containing protein produces the protein MKRYYHSCLFLFLTFAAGLSPAQAQARLPRPRLLAANAPRPAPIVPAAAPAAPVAAPVAAPVALAGRVETTAGALPGAVVRLPRFGQSCVTDAQGNFRFTLPAGTGPEAVVVAYAGFADVTAAFQPGTTLAVVQLLTPVSISLTKQQQLKTYLKNAHRAVKHDLRQIR
- a CDS encoding outer membrane beta-barrel family protein, encoding MRFFTRCATGGLLGLLFAIATALPAAAQGPAASTGALTGTVLDSASRQPVPYATVVLLPPAPNDKPITGVAADDQGKFSLTKLAAGAFRLRASYVGYGTRTRAVVVGAGLTDVGALRLRATAQALGEAVIIGSKPVVEVRPDRLVYNADQDVSNAGGTAADVLRKAPLLAVDGDGNVKMRGSANFKVLVNNKPSPTLARNLAEALKSIPADQIKSVEIITTPPAKYDGEGTAGIINIVLKKGVEQGLNGRVGLSSGNRNTNFNSVLNFRKGKVGFSSSLNAGAWYNPGQSSTERLGYAGTGAPDTLRQSSANRNRGGWGYGTVGLDYDPAEHHSFSLAGSVNGYGGYTTHDLVNRYTAPDAGQNQLFTRATKNVFSGLNVEGTGTYTRTFAQARKEWSVLAQYAYNPGTFGYDFDQFTNSGVALDGSRADYRERNRGRTPGHEFTAQTDFTQPLGDKKTLEVGLKAIFRRTGSVASVDTLFPARAPGFAQSLRRATDFSYAQNVQAVYGIYSFGLGPKLTASLGGRVERTALTADFRTSSSGFERSYNTLLPNGNARYAFSDATSLRLAYSRRITRPFIDYLNPFVDRSDAKNISYGNPALDPELTDSYELSYNTTVKAVTLNASASVRHTGNAIESVRFSTLNPTAPLPIGVLPDASVTVQTFANVAANTFYQFNLYGSAKPLAQWDLSGGPDVQYIVRRSPALNTERRGFTAGLNLNTAYKFDKGLTVQSFVNGSLASVEIQGRGPASLYYSFGVKKDLWDKKADLTLNVANPFNDYWTFRSNTTTTFFDERSDYRAYQRSFRLSFGYRFGQAQQGRQRKSINNDDTKGGASKQGG